The genomic DNA TCCTGATCGAACGCTTCGCTGAGGACGCCGACCTCGTGGGACGATTGCGGGCGGATTACTGGCGGTCCGGGCAGCTTGTCTCGCGGGTGCGCAAGGGCAAGGCGAGCGAGGGGGCGAAGTTCTCGGACTACTTCGACTGGAGCGAGCGGCTGGAGCGGATGCCCTCGCACCGGATCCTGGCAATCTTTCGCGGTGAGCGGGAAGAGGTGCTCGACGTCGGCTTCGACGCGGAGGGCGAGGATTCGCCGCCGGGTCTACCCGGGCCGTTCGAGACGGCGATCTGCCGCCGCTTCGAGATCGCGTCGCGGGGGCGCCCCGGCGATGCCTGGCTCCTCGACACGGTCCGCACGGCGTGGCGGATGAAGATCCGGACCGGAATCAAGCAGGACCTGCGCGGCCGTCTGTTCGAGCGGGCCGAGGACGAGGCCGTGACAGTCTTCGCCGGGAACCTGAAGGACCTGCTGCTCGCTGCCCCGGCGGGCGGGCGGGCGACGATGGGGCTCGATCCGGGCTACCGGAACGGCGTGAAGGTCGCCGTGGCGGATCGAACCGGGCGGGTCGTCGCGGTGGAGACGACCTACCCGCACGAGCCGCAACGGCGCTGGCGCGAGGCCGTCGCGACGCTCGGCCGGCTGTGCCGGCTGCACGGCGTGGAGCTTCTCGCCGTCGGCAACGGCACCGCTTCCCGCGAGACCGAGCGCCTCGCCGCGGAGATCATCGCAGCCAACCCGGACCTGCCGCTCGCGAAGGTGATGGTCTCCGAGGCCGGCGCCTCGGTCTACTCGGCCTCTGAGATCGCCGCCAAGGAATTGCCCGACCTCGACGTGTCCCATCGCGGCGCGGCGTCGATCGCCCGCCGTCTCCAGGATCCCCTGGCGGAACTGGTCAAGATCGACCCCAAGTCGATCGGCGTCGGGCAGTACCAGCACGACGTGAGCGAGGCGAAGCTGTCGCGGTCGCTCGCGGCGGTGGTGGAGGACGCGGTCAACGCCGTGGGGGTGGACGTCAACACGGCCTCCCCGGCCCTCCTCGCGCAGGTCTCGGGTCTCGGCGGCGCGATGGCGGCGCGGATCGTCGCCCATCGCGACGCCCAGGGCCCGTTCCGGACGCGCGCGGCGCTCAAGAAGGTCCCGGGGCTCGGCCCGAAGACTTTCGAGCTGGCCGCGGGCTTCCTCCGCATCCAGGGCGGCGACGACCCGCTCGACGGGTCGGGAGTCCACCCGGAAGCCTATCCGGTGGTCCGCCGCATCCTCCAGGCGACGAAGAGCGACATCCACGTCCTGCTCGGCAACGCCGCCCTGCTCGGCCGCCTCGTGCCGGAGCCGTTCGTCGACGCGCGCTTCGGCCTGCCGACCGTGCGCGACATCATCGCCGAGCTCGAGAAGCCGGGGCGGGACCCGCGGCCGGAGTTCAAGACGGCGCGCTTCCAAGAAGGCGTCGAGACGATCGGCGACCTCAAGCCCGGCATGCAGCTGGAGGGTGTCGTCACCAACGTCGCCGCCTTCGGGGCTTTCGTGGATATCGGCGTCCATCAGGACGGCCTCGTCCACATCTCGGCGATGGCCCGGCGACGGATCGCCTCGCCCACCGAGGTGGTCCGGATCGGTGAGGTCGTCCGGGTGCTGGTCCTCAACGTCGACGTCCCGCGCAAGCGCATCGCGCTGTCGATGCGGCTCGACGATCCCGTCGAGCCGGGCCAGCCGGCGCGGCGGACGGGCGAGCCGAAGCAGGACGCGCCGCGGAGCCGACCGAGCCCGGTGCCGGATCCCGCTCCGGGCGGGGCGCTGGCCGAGGCGCTCCGGCGCGCGGGCGCGGCGCCGCGGCGCGACTGAGCGGCGACCGCCCCGCGGACCGGGAACATGGTTAGCGCTTCGTAAACCTCCGTGCCGTCAGAGTGTGGGCGTCGTGCCGCGGTGCGCGATTCCAAACACCTGATCGCGATTCCGGGATCGCCGCGGCGGCCCCACGGCTCGGAGGCTCTGATGCAAGCGCACGTTGCGGGGATCGACAACCCGAACCCGATGATCGGCCCGGCACGCCTCATCCGGGCCGCCTTCGAGGGGGCCGACATGGCCGCCCTGGCCGCCGAGATCCTCGCGGAAGGCGGCGACTCCGCTCTCGACGCGGGAACGGCGCTGGACATGGCGACGATCCTGCTGCTGAAGCACCGCTTCACGGAAGGCCTCGCGCTCCAGAACGAGGTCTTGGACGGGCAGCGGCTCTTCTCGCTGCGCTCGAACCCGGATCAGGCGCGGGTCCGCGTCCTCGTCCTGGTGACCGCCGGCGATCTGATGGCCAACACGCCGATCGACTTCCTGCTCAACGACGGCGATTTCGGCCTCACCTACCTCTATCTTCGGCCCGGTGAGCCGGTGCCGCGCGATCTGCCCGCGCACGACGTGATCGTCACCGGCATCGCCTACGCGCGGACCGCCGAGCCGCTGCTGGAAGCCCTCGCGGCGGCGGCCGACCACTGGACGCGGCCGATCGTCAATCACCCGCGCCACGTGCTCAAGACCTCTCGGCACGGCATCGCGGACGCGCTGCGCGGTGCGGAGGGGATCCTGGCACCCGACGTCATCCGCGTGAGCCGGTCCGTTCTGAGCGCGGCCGCGTCCCGCCAGACGGAGGGCCCGACCTACCCGCTGCTGGTGCGCCCCCTCGACACGCATGCCGGCAACGAGCTCCAGAAGGTCGATCGGGCGGAGGACCTGCAACTCTACCTCGCGCACACGGCCGCCGAGGCGTTCTACGTCACGCAGTACTGCGACTATCGCGGTCCCGACGGCCTCTTCCGGAAGCTCCGCGTCGTCCTGATCGACGGTGTGCCTTACCTCTGCCACATGGCCATCCGCGATCACTGGATGATCCACTACCTCAACGCCGGCATGCTGGAGGATCCGGTGAAGCGGCAGGTCGAGGCCGCGGCCATGGCCGCGTTCGACACCGACTTCGCCGAGCGCCACCGCGCCGCGTTCGCCGAGATCCACCGCAGGATCGGTCTCGATTACCTGGTCATCGACTGCGCCGAGAGCGCGGACGGCCGGCTGTTGATCTTCGAGGCGGATACCGGAATGGTCGTCCACGACATGGATCCGGTGGACCTGTTTCCCTACAAGGCGCCGCAGATGCGCCGGGTCTTCGCGGCGTTCCAGGACGCCTTGCGCGGGCGCGCTCGCGGGCGGGCCGCCTAGGGCGCGCGCCTCCGGGGCATCAGGGTGCCGGCGCCGGGTGATCCGCCCGGCGCCTCACCAGGGGATGCGGCCGAAGCGGTCGACCAGCCGCTGGTACTCGGCGTTGCTCTCGGCCTTGGACGTGCCGCCCTGGCCGACATCCGAGGTCCCGGAGCCCGGATGCACGAGGCGGCACACCAGCGGCAGGACGAAGCCGTGGCGCACGAGCTGCACGTTGGGCCCGCCGTTGCGCAGGACGTTGGCGAGCCACGGACGGACTTGGATCGCGTCCTGCAGCGTGACCGGCGCCGTCGCCTCGACGAGGTGGGCGCGGCGCAGGCCGGTCTCGGCGAGGCGGCCGAGCCACTCGTTGTCGTAGTGCCACTTCGAGGCCGGGCTGATCGCGCCGACCTGCGCGAAGGTGGTCCGCCGCATCAGCCAGCCCGACGGCGTCGCGAAGTCGTTGATCCGGACCACCTCGCCGGCCTCGTCGGTCTCCAGTTGCGTGGAGGACACGAAATCGAAGCTGTCGAGAGCCCTCAACGCGAAGCCCAGATAGGGCGGCAGCCAGTGATCGTCGTCCTCGAGGAAGCCGACGAGGTCCCAGCTGTCGTCGACGGCGCCGATGGCCGCGTTCAGCGCGGGGATCTGCCCCTTGCGCGCGCCGCGCGCGAAGGTGACCTGCGGGTGCGCGGCGAGCCGCGCCGGGATCTCGGTCTCCGGATCGGTCCCGACGAAGAAGTGGATCGTCGCCGGCCGGTCGAGCTCCTGGGCGTTGGCGCTCTCGATCGCGTGTTCCAGGAAGTACTGACCGGCCTTTCCGGCCAGGGTCGAGGGTTTGAGCCTCGACGGCGTGATGATCGCGATCCTCATTCCCAGGCCTCACCGTGTCGGGCGACGCGCGCCTCGGCACGCGTCGCGGTCAGAGCTTGAAGGACTGCTCGCCGATGTGGCCGAGCTCCTTGCTGAGATACGGATCACACCAGATCCGGAAGCCGGCGGCGCGGACCCGATCGCTGAAGTCGAAGTCCTCGCCGATGTTCACGCCGGCTTCCTCGTCGACGCGGAAGCGGAAATAGGGCTTCCTCAGCTTGTCGAAGACCGTGGCCTTGATCAGCAGAAAGCCGGTCGGGATCCGGGACATCTCCAGCAGACCCTTCGGCGCGTCGGCCGGCTGCTCCGGCAGAATGTCGCCCAGGAAGTGGAACGGGGCGGTGCGGCGCGAATAGGTCGCGCCGATGATGTCGACTTGCCGCACGAGGAGCTTGAGCAGCGCGTCCTTCGGAAACGTCATGTCGCTGTCGATGAACAGGACGTACTCCGCCCCGTACTTCTGCGCGTATTCGAGGCCGAGGTTGCGGGCGTCGGCGACGATCGACGACTTCCCGACGACGATCGACATCGGCATCTCGCCGAGCGAGTGCATCATCGATCCGAGGCTCACGGCGAAGTCCGCGTGGACCATGGTCCCACAGGGGATCGCGATCGCCACATGGGGTAACTTCGGCGACGCGGAAGGGGTCGCGGCGCCAACATCACTGGACGCTTGAGCGATCACATCTGAGCTCCCTGCAAGGTTCGCCCCGTCCTCTCCGCGCCGGCCGAACCGGATCGGCCCCGGTCGGGCAGGCGCGACAGAATTGGTCTGCGTCACAGCTTATGGCTGCGGATGGTTAATGGATCTTGAAGACGGCCCGGGATCCATAAATACTGAGCCTCTCAAGGATCGATTCATTAACGATCACTTCGGACGCACCGGGAGTCGGCAATTGATTTAACCCCTGCGAAACGTTTGGCGGACGATTACTGCCGTACCCGAGAAACGGGTGCATCAAATCAGAAAGATAAGACCCATGTCCTCGATCACCCTGTCGGCCGCCACGCGTCAGAACCTGCTCTCGCTGCAGGACACCGCCCAGCTGATGGCGACCACGCAGAACCGCCTCGCCACCGGCAAGACGGTCAACTCCGCCCTCGACAACCCGACCAACTTCTTCACCTCTCAGGCCCTCGACGGCCGCTCCTCGAGCCTGAACTCGCTCCTCGACGGCGTCTCCAACGGCATCCAGTCGATCCAGGCCGCCAACCAGGGCATCACCTCGATCCAGAAGCTCGTGGACCAGGCCAAGTCGATCGCCAACCAGGCGCTCTCGACCCAGCTCTCCACCACCGGCACCGCCGCCAACGCCTACAGCGCCAGCACCGCCTCCCAGACGGTCCTGCTGACGATCAACGGCACCTCGGTCTCCGCAACGGTCGCCGCCTCCTCGAGCATCAGCGCCACCGTCGCGGCCCTGAACTCTGCGGTCAGCTCGGCCTCGACCGCGTCGAGCGGCTCGTTCGGCGCCGGCGCGATCTTCTCGGTCGACAGCACCGGCACCAAGATCGTCCTGAACGCCCAGGCGGACGTCGAATTCCAGAACTCCGGCAGCCAGACGGCGCTCGGCTTCACCGCCTCGGCCACCACCGCCTCGACCTACGGCACCGCCGCCAGCACCGTCGTCTCCAGCGACCTGTC from Methylobacterium radiotolerans JCM 2831 includes the following:
- a CDS encoding Tex family protein encodes the protein MKAVNALIAEELGVGEAQVAATVALLDGGSTVPFIARYRKENTGGLDDTQLRRLEERLSYLRDLNERRAAIVASITAQGKMSPSLAAALDAADTKARLEDLYLPFRPKRRSKAQSAREAGLEPLAQTLLSRPDRAPASVAADYVSDARGVPDVEAALDGARAILIERFAEDADLVGRLRADYWRSGQLVSRVRKGKASEGAKFSDYFDWSERLERMPSHRILAIFRGEREEVLDVGFDAEGEDSPPGLPGPFETAICRRFEIASRGRPGDAWLLDTVRTAWRMKIRTGIKQDLRGRLFERAEDEAVTVFAGNLKDLLLAAPAGGRATMGLDPGYRNGVKVAVADRTGRVVAVETTYPHEPQRRWREAVATLGRLCRLHGVELLAVGNGTASRETERLAAEIIAANPDLPLAKVMVSEAGASVYSASEIAAKELPDLDVSHRGAASIARRLQDPLAELVKIDPKSIGVGQYQHDVSEAKLSRSLAAVVEDAVNAVGVDVNTASPALLAQVSGLGGAMAARIVAHRDAQGPFRTRAALKKVPGLGPKTFELAAGFLRIQGGDDPLDGSGVHPEAYPVVRRILQATKSDIHVLLGNAALLGRLVPEPFVDARFGLPTVRDIIAELEKPGRDPRPEFKTARFQEGVETIGDLKPGMQLEGVVTNVAAFGAFVDIGVHQDGLVHISAMARRRIASPTEVVRIGEVVRVLVLNVDVPRKRIALSMRLDDPVEPGQPARRTGEPKQDAPRSRPSPVPDPAPGGALAEALRRAGAAPRRD
- a CDS encoding glycosyltransferase family 2 protein, which gives rise to MRIAIITPSRLKPSTLAGKAGQYFLEHAIESANAQELDRPATIHFFVGTDPETEIPARLAAHPQVTFARGARKGQIPALNAAIGAVDDSWDLVGFLEDDDHWLPPYLGFALRALDSFDFVSSTQLETDEAGEVVRINDFATPSGWLMRRTTFAQVGAISPASKWHYDNEWLGRLAETGLRRAHLVEATAPVTLQDAIQVRPWLANVLRNGGPNVQLVRHGFVLPLVCRLVHPGSGTSDVGQGGTSKAESNAEYQRLVDRFGRIPW
- a CDS encoding glycosyltransferase family 2 protein, translating into MAIAIPCGTMVHADFAVSLGSMMHSLGEMPMSIVVGKSSIVADARNLGLEYAQKYGAEYVLFIDSDMTFPKDALLKLLVRQVDIIGATYSRRTAPFHFLGDILPEQPADAPKGLLEMSRIPTGFLLIKATVFDKLRKPYFRFRVDEEAGVNIGEDFDFSDRVRAAGFRIWCDPYLSKELGHIGEQSFKL
- a CDS encoding flagellin codes for the protein MSSITLSAATRQNLLSLQDTAQLMATTQNRLATGKTVNSALDNPTNFFTSQALDGRSSSLNSLLDGVSNGIQSIQAANQGITSIQKLVDQAKSIANQALSTQLSTTGTAANAYSASTASQTVLLTINGTSVSATVAASSSISATVAALNSAVSSASTASSGSFGAGAIFSVDSTGTKIVLNAQADVEFQNSGSQTALGFTASATTASTYGTAASTVVSSDLSISGVTQRASLANQYNNLLNQITQLAGDASYNGVNLIAGKGNDLNIKFNDTGSSTLNVASVDATASGLGLSSITSSNNSSSQNGLGNFLLNSDVNKTLATLTSAGNTLTSAASSLGSNLSVVQNRQDFSKQLINVLQTGSANLTNADLNQEAANSQALSTRQSMGISALSLANSAQQGVLQLLR